In the Cydia splendana chromosome 2, ilCydSple1.2, whole genome shotgun sequence genome, one interval contains:
- the LOC134805378 gene encoding serine protease inhibitor swm-1-like: protein MGPCKPTSACFCDDGYVRNSNGLCIPKKKCPQNLVCPPNEVVSECYNSCLMTCKTRLRSDGRMCHLACIETGCVCKEGYLRHDNGTCVPISQCSPPRCNDNETYSKCGTACPPTCQNRGDNCTVCTKQCVEDCFCNKGLVRADDGCCINPKCCPRRVCGSNEVLDPCPPTCPPTDNCSNMWSKFDCSKAIKCCKPQCRCKSGYLRKNTVCVPTEQCLT, encoded by the exons ATGGGCCCTTGTAAGCCAACCAGCGCCTGCTTTTGCGATGATGGCTACGTCAGAAACTCTAATGGATTGTGCATTCCAAAGAAGAAATGCC CTCAAAATTTAGTATGCCCGCCGAACGAAGTGGTGTCCGAATGTTACAACAGCTGCCTCATGACCTGCAAGACCAGGCTCCGGAGCGACGGTAGAATGTGCCACTTGGCCTGCATCGAGACCGGCTGCGTTTGCAAGGAAGGCTACCTGAGGCACGACAATGGCACTTGTGTTCCCATCAGCCAGTGCT CGCCACCTCGCTGCAATGATAATGAAACCTACTCGAAGTGCGGTACCGCGTGTCCCCCGACTTGTCAGAACAGAGGCGACAATTGCACTGTCTGCACTAAACAGTGCGTCGAGGATTGCTTCTGCAACAAGGGACTCGTGCGCGCTGATGACGGCTGCTGCATCAATCCTAAATGCTGTC cGCGTCGCGTCTGTGGTTCTAACGAAGTACTCGACCCATGCCCCCCTACGTGTCCGCCTACGGATAACTGCTCGAATATGTGGTCAAAGTTTGACTGCTCCAAAGCTATCAAGTGCTGCAAGCCTCAGTGTCGTTGCAAGTCTGGCTACCTCAGAAAGAATACAGTCTGCGTCCCTACTGAACAATGTTTGACTTAA